From the genome of Devriesea agamarum, one region includes:
- the nudC gene encoding NAD(+) diphosphatase has translation MCSASASNLSRVGFHESGFDQTRPQRAVSHREGSSQNASDRACSMQTTSDQPGIILASREQSPDKQSLDKQRLDGQSQVKQSRDRQSLYKQRLDGQSQDGQWLDGPPLLRNSSITTSFMQTSMNRDAESREGDGEDPLAPGPDVRYLPTSGTMVAVRELDSRALTGDSDTAPVAGPQLYPLELALEHDDPTTDPEDLCYLGRWQGLRIMSAMTPRASGEIDDPGRCLRDLRELADRLPRDQMAFALTAVAMGAWHSAVRHCPRCGTRLMRLRAGWVQRCPEDKSLHFPRTDPAVIMAIRDPKDRLLLAQGATFRAPRAHSVLAGYVEPGETAESAVAREAAEEVGVEVAEVEYIGSQPWPFPGSLMLGFRAWTSTCVDNDDLVLQEGEIASAAWYTREELAEAIQHKRITLPGRASISRPLIEDWFGGPLPY, from the coding sequence ATGTGTAGCGCTAGCGCCTCCAACCTCAGCCGAGTCGGGTTTCACGAGTCGGGCTTCGACCAGACACGCCCTCAGCGGGCTGTATCGCATCGGGAAGGATCCAGCCAGAACGCTTCTGACCGGGCATGCTCCATGCAGACCACTTCTGATCAGCCAGGCATCATTTTGGCAAGCCGGGAACAGAGCCCGGATAAGCAGAGCTTGGACAAACAGCGGCTGGATGGACAGAGCCAGGTTAAGCAGAGCCGGGATAGGCAGAGCTTGTATAAACAGCGGCTGGATGGGCAGAGCCAGGACGGACAGTGGTTGGATGGGCCGCCACTCCTGCGGAACTCATCGATCACGACGTCATTTATGCAAACCTCCATGAATCGAGATGCTGAGTCGCGCGAAGGTGATGGTGAGGATCCTCTGGCGCCGGGGCCCGATGTTCGGTATCTACCCACCAGCGGAACCATGGTGGCAGTGCGTGAGCTTGATTCACGTGCTTTAACTGGAGATTCGGATACCGCTCCTGTCGCTGGACCGCAGCTGTATCCGCTGGAGTTGGCATTAGAACATGATGATCCGACCACGGATCCTGAGGATTTGTGTTATCTCGGCAGATGGCAGGGCCTTCGGATTATGTCGGCGATGACCCCGCGAGCTAGTGGCGAAATTGATGATCCTGGCCGGTGTCTGCGCGACTTACGCGAACTAGCGGACCGACTGCCCCGTGACCAGATGGCGTTTGCGCTGACCGCGGTCGCAATGGGCGCGTGGCACAGTGCGGTGAGGCATTGCCCTCGCTGTGGGACGCGCCTGATGCGGCTGCGAGCGGGATGGGTACAGCGGTGTCCCGAGGATAAGTCTTTGCATTTCCCGCGCACGGACCCTGCTGTGATTATGGCGATCCGGGACCCTAAGGACCGCTTGTTGTTGGCACAGGGGGCAACCTTTCGTGCACCCCGTGCTCACTCGGTGCTTGCGGGGTACGTGGAACCGGGGGAGACAGCGGAATCGGCGGTAGCTCGTGAGGCGGCCGAGGAGGTCGGGGTAGAGGTTGCAGAGGTCGAATACATCGGCTCGCAGCCGTGGCCATTTCCGGGTTCGCTCATGCTCGGATTCAGGGCCTGGACATCCACTTGCGTGGATAATGACGATCTGGTTTTACAAGAAGGTGAAATCGCGTCGGCGGCGTGGTACACCCGCGAGGAGCTTGCCGAGGCGATCCAGCACAAACGCATCACCCTTCCCGGAAGGGCATCTATTTCTCGACCGTTAATTGAGGACTGGTTTGGAGGGCCATTGCCCTATTAG
- a CDS encoding ATP-dependent DNA helicase UvrD2, which translates to MATSETSRETPASPEALLDALDPDQREVATGFGQPVCVLAGAGSGKTRAITHRIAYAVATGQQNPRHIMALTFTTKAAAEMRSRLADLGCPGVQARTFHSAALRQLRHFWPRAIGGAMPQIMPHKIAAVAEACRRLHLTVDRAALRDIASEVEWSKVSMVVPEDYAVAAQAAKRSGVAGFDATSIARIIARYEDVKHDSQMIDFEDVLVLTQGILTDRPDIAREVRAQYRHFVVDEYQDVSPLQHRLLSTWLGTSHDVCVVGDASQTIYSFAGATSSYLLNFRRDHPQARVLKLTRNYRSAPTIVSAANAVLDAARGPNRAARLDLVSQRSGGEPPVVECFSDDVEEAEGVAARIASMLDDGRTASSIAILFRTNAQSEGFEQALSARGIGYLVRGGERFFERAEVRRAMVALRGVTKVAGADEDVVRTVEDVLGSQGWAKVAPETTGAVRDRWESLNALVELARTVAARPGAGIVDYVRELEERAEAQNAPTVDGITLASIHAAKGLEWDVVFVVGASEGLLPISMAKDDVAIEEERRLFYVALTRARDVLTVSWAQSRTPGARGSRRPSRFLDGMVPGSGSKGQGRERGPVARRTGRRSATIFSACRVCGQALTDPAQQKVGRCENCPPSYSEELLRALKAWRREVAREAKVPAFVVFTDATLDAIAERTPSSPAELLAIPGVGQAKLERYGEAVFALLADHVAAGS; encoded by the coding sequence ATGGCCACGTCAGAAACTTCCCGTGAGACCCCCGCGAGTCCTGAAGCGCTTTTGGATGCGCTCGACCCTGACCAGCGGGAGGTTGCGACCGGTTTTGGACAGCCTGTGTGTGTGCTCGCCGGTGCTGGCAGCGGTAAAACGCGAGCGATCACGCACCGCATCGCCTACGCAGTGGCCACGGGGCAACAAAATCCCCGCCACATTATGGCGCTGACCTTCACCACCAAAGCTGCCGCAGAGATGAGATCCCGGCTCGCGGACCTCGGCTGCCCAGGAGTGCAGGCGAGGACTTTTCACTCAGCTGCCCTGCGTCAACTGCGACATTTTTGGCCCCGGGCGATCGGTGGGGCGATGCCCCAGATCATGCCGCACAAAATCGCCGCAGTGGCGGAGGCTTGTCGGCGACTGCATCTGACCGTGGATAGGGCTGCTCTGCGGGATATTGCCTCTGAGGTGGAGTGGTCCAAAGTGTCGATGGTGGTCCCAGAGGACTATGCGGTGGCCGCGCAGGCGGCTAAGCGCTCCGGGGTAGCGGGATTCGATGCGACTTCCATCGCCCGGATCATTGCCCGCTACGAGGATGTGAAACACGACAGTCAGATGATCGACTTCGAGGATGTCCTCGTCCTCACCCAAGGGATTTTGACGGACCGACCCGACATCGCCCGGGAAGTTCGGGCCCAGTACCGGCATTTCGTGGTCGATGAATATCAGGATGTCTCTCCGCTGCAGCATCGTCTACTGTCCACCTGGCTAGGTACCTCGCACGATGTGTGCGTGGTCGGCGATGCATCCCAAACCATTTATTCGTTTGCCGGTGCCACCTCGTCTTACCTGCTCAATTTTCGACGTGATCATCCCCAGGCCAGGGTATTGAAACTGACCCGGAACTATCGTTCGGCCCCGACGATTGTGTCGGCCGCTAACGCTGTGCTGGATGCTGCACGGGGTCCCAACCGGGCGGCTCGCCTGGATTTGGTTTCGCAGCGTTCCGGCGGAGAACCGCCAGTGGTGGAGTGTTTTTCCGACGACGTGGAAGAAGCTGAAGGTGTGGCTGCGCGAATCGCATCCATGCTCGACGATGGCCGCACAGCGTCGAGCATCGCAATTCTTTTCCGAACCAATGCCCAAAGTGAAGGCTTTGAACAAGCGCTGTCGGCGCGCGGGATCGGTTATTTGGTGCGAGGCGGTGAACGGTTTTTTGAACGGGCCGAGGTGCGCCGGGCCATGGTTGCTTTGCGGGGGGTCACGAAAGTGGCGGGCGCCGACGAGGATGTTGTGCGAACCGTGGAAGATGTGCTCGGTTCACAAGGGTGGGCGAAGGTCGCTCCTGAAACCACCGGGGCCGTACGCGATCGCTGGGAATCCCTAAATGCCCTGGTAGAGCTCGCGCGGACAGTTGCGGCTCGGCCCGGCGCAGGCATCGTGGACTATGTGCGGGAGCTTGAGGAGCGGGCCGAAGCTCAGAACGCCCCGACCGTCGATGGGATCACGTTGGCCTCCATTCATGCGGCGAAGGGGCTCGAATGGGATGTTGTGTTCGTGGTCGGAGCGAGCGAAGGTCTTTTGCCGATTTCCATGGCGAAAGACGATGTTGCTATTGAGGAAGAGCGGCGGCTGTTCTACGTGGCGTTGACGCGGGCCCGGGATGTGCTCACCGTGAGTTGGGCTCAATCCCGCACGCCCGGTGCCCGTGGCAGTCGGCGTCCGTCCCGATTCCTGGACGGGATGGTTCCGGGAAGCGGATCGAAGGGGCAGGGGCGTGAACGAGGCCCGGTGGCGCGTCGTACAGGTCGTCGCAGTGCCACGATTTTCAGCGCCTGCCGGGTGTGCGGGCAGGCCTTGACGGATCCTGCGCAGCAGAAAGTGGGGCGCTGTGAGAACTGTCCGCCCAGTTACAGCGAGGAGTTGCTGAGGGCACTCAAAGCGTGGCGGCGAGAAGTCGCCCGGGAGGCGAAGGTTCCTGCGTTTGTGGTGTTCACGGATGCGACGTTGGATGCGATTGCCGAGCGGACCCCGTCTTCGCCTGCCGAATTGCTGGCCATTCCTGGAGTTGGGCAGGCGAAATTGGAGCGCTATGGTGAGGCGGTGTTCGCGCTGCTGGCTGACCATGTGGCCGCTGGGTCCTGA
- a CDS encoding WhiB family transcriptional regulator yields the protein MTDVLISDMSTSLPCQEVHSELFFAESPADLARAKALCAECPLQQACLDGARQRREPWGVWGGEIFVDGATVAVKRPRGRPRKTAVA from the coding sequence ATGACTGACGTCCTGATATCCGATATGTCAACCTCTCTGCCCTGCCAAGAGGTGCATTCTGAACTGTTTTTCGCTGAATCTCCCGCCGACCTGGCGCGAGCAAAGGCCCTGTGTGCTGAATGCCCGCTGCAGCAAGCCTGTTTGGATGGTGCTAGGCAACGCCGTGAACCCTGGGGAGTCTGGGGCGGAGAGATCTTCGTCGATGGCGCCACTGTCGCTGTGAAGCGTCCGCGGGGCCGTCCCCGGAAAACCGCTGTCGCCTGA
- a CDS encoding M48 metallopeptidase family protein, with protein sequence MVARLARRDSSRNLGDAELMDLATRLSREYLDSLAVPVSVTWSTRQNSRWGSCTPADGTIRLSSRLRTMPAWVFHYVLLHELTHLLVPDHGPDFWAWMQRYPRAERARGFLEGVAFARDQPDANDVD encoded by the coding sequence ATGGTCGCTCGCCTTGCCCGGCGGGATTCATCGCGCAACCTGGGCGATGCGGAGCTGATGGACCTGGCAACCCGGCTGTCGCGAGAATACCTAGACTCGCTAGCGGTTCCGGTTAGCGTCACCTGGTCTACCCGCCAAAACAGTCGATGGGGATCATGCACCCCGGCTGACGGCACTATCCGGTTGTCGTCGCGGTTACGCACGATGCCCGCATGGGTTTTTCACTATGTGCTGCTGCATGAACTCACGCACCTGCTAGTTCCCGACCACGGGCCTGATTTTTGGGCATGGATGCAGCGCTACCCCCGCGCTGAACGCGCCCGAGGTTTCCTCGAAGGCGTGGCTTTTGCCCGGGACCAGCCCGATGCGAATGACGTGGATTAA
- a CDS encoding NUDIX hydrolase: protein MNSSPTTQRPAPPLDAFLDAFRREFDACGPAVDPDLLAEYRTLLDHDSSALWKSGPPEHFTASAHVIDAAGCHLALVLHRKLERWLQPGGHLEPGEPSFEQAARREVAEELGLSSSDLERVVQGPAILNRHRLTSAFHRCRTHWDVQFLFRTRGEASEVPLRCSDESVAVAWHRLDQLPATVISDLPDTLRKLNLVRV from the coding sequence ATGAACTCAAGCCCCACCACCCAGCGGCCCGCACCCCCGCTGGATGCATTTCTGGATGCATTTCGTCGAGAATTTGATGCGTGCGGACCAGCGGTCGATCCCGATCTGCTCGCCGAATACCGCACGCTGCTCGATCACGACTCGAGTGCGCTCTGGAAGTCCGGACCGCCTGAGCACTTCACCGCGAGCGCGCATGTCATTGACGCCGCTGGTTGTCACCTTGCACTGGTGTTACATCGCAAACTAGAACGCTGGTTGCAACCGGGCGGACACCTCGAACCGGGCGAGCCCTCATTTGAGCAGGCGGCCCGTCGTGAAGTAGCTGAGGAGCTTGGGCTCTCCTCCAGCGACCTGGAACGCGTCGTCCAAGGCCCAGCCATTTTGAACCGTCATCGGCTCACATCGGCGTTTCATCGATGCCGCACCCACTGGGATGTCCAGTTCCTGTTCCGCACCCGGGGTGAAGCCTCTGAGGTGCCTCTGCGATGCAGCGATGAAAGCGTTGCGGTGGCATGGCATCGACTGGATCAGCTGCCAGCTACCGTGATCAGCGACCTTCCGGACACGCTGCGCAAACTCAACCTGGTTCGCGTTTAA
- a CDS encoding zinc-dependent metalloprotease produces MTNPSHTPGPDEENLRAFLEQIFGGQLPPGTLDGMDLGELARQAGLPTDPVQLRAAAAQMQHLMAQGGDGPVNWTLGRDLARQTAHGAVRMPGMPEPKGSPGDPAPNPTQVRNLVEAAHVASLWLGQVVDVDVPTAPPAVWSRATWVEKTLPRWQKTVEPVSLYMARAIGDALKHQMGEMPSVPGVGDVSEMLTRMGGTMFGVQFGHAIGSLAREVFGGTDLGLPLVPDAQPSLLAANINDFLDGTDLDPSALRIFLAAREVAHCALFRSTPWLAEHLFGAIEDYARGITLDLGHLEDMMRDLDVSDPSALSGALPEGVFEFTRSESQERALEELATTLALIEGWVDHVVAQALDGKLPRLDAMRETIRRRRASGGPAEQMLAAVVGLELRPRRIREALSWWDAVFATEGAAGRERVWGHPDLLPSSDVLSGTPQPPRPAAQADASSSGSSPCAQSGTAGDQPGPEQVSLPEDFDAELEKLLRGEGAENAPREDTSGGVSSGKVNADELGTSGNGAYAPDQAGRGSDGEDDHGPDHDDDHGRSEGKPDGPSNDNPDGHDGHHDGPSGGNAPGTPTR; encoded by the coding sequence GTGACCAATCCATCGCATACACCTGGTCCCGACGAGGAGAACCTGCGCGCCTTTCTCGAGCAGATCTTCGGCGGACAGTTGCCTCCGGGCACCTTAGATGGCATGGACTTAGGCGAGCTCGCCCGCCAAGCTGGTCTGCCCACTGATCCCGTGCAACTACGAGCCGCTGCCGCTCAGATGCAACACCTCATGGCCCAGGGTGGGGACGGACCGGTGAACTGGACACTGGGCCGGGATCTCGCTCGGCAGACCGCCCATGGCGCGGTGCGGATGCCGGGCATGCCTGAGCCGAAGGGATCACCCGGTGATCCCGCCCCGAATCCGACCCAGGTGCGAAATCTCGTGGAGGCCGCCCATGTGGCGAGCCTGTGGCTGGGTCAGGTGGTCGACGTCGATGTGCCTACAGCGCCCCCGGCTGTGTGGAGCCGCGCTACCTGGGTGGAAAAAACCCTTCCCCGCTGGCAGAAGACGGTGGAACCGGTCTCGCTGTATATGGCGCGGGCCATCGGCGACGCGTTGAAGCATCAAATGGGTGAGATGCCCTCGGTCCCGGGTGTCGGTGATGTCTCCGAGATGCTGACCCGAATGGGTGGCACCATGTTCGGCGTTCAGTTCGGCCATGCCATTGGATCGCTGGCCCGCGAGGTGTTTGGCGGTACGGATCTCGGCCTGCCTCTGGTCCCCGATGCGCAACCGTCCCTGTTGGCTGCCAATATCAATGACTTCCTGGACGGAACCGATCTCGATCCGTCGGCCTTACGAATCTTCTTGGCCGCGCGGGAAGTAGCCCACTGTGCGCTTTTCCGCAGCACTCCGTGGCTCGCAGAGCACCTCTTCGGAGCGATTGAGGACTACGCCCGCGGGATCACGCTTGATCTGGGCCACCTTGAAGACATGATGCGGGATCTTGATGTCTCGGATCCGTCGGCTCTGTCCGGTGCCCTGCCAGAAGGGGTGTTCGAGTTCACCCGGTCCGAATCGCAGGAACGGGCGCTGGAAGAACTCGCCACCACGCTGGCCCTGATTGAAGGCTGGGTAGATCATGTGGTGGCTCAAGCCCTCGATGGAAAATTGCCGCGGCTCGATGCCATGCGCGAGACCATCCGCCGTCGTCGCGCCTCCGGCGGGCCAGCCGAGCAGATGTTGGCTGCAGTGGTGGGCCTTGAGCTTCGTCCGCGTCGAATTCGTGAGGCTCTTTCCTGGTGGGACGCGGTATTCGCCACCGAAGGTGCTGCGGGCCGCGAACGAGTCTGGGGGCACCCGGACCTGTTACCTAGCTCCGATGTCCTATCGGGAACTCCGCAACCTCCGCGCCCCGCTGCTCAGGCTGATGCATCATCCTCGGGATCCTCACCATGCGCCCAGTCCGGGACCGCCGGGGATCAGCCTGGACCCGAGCAGGTCTCCCTTCCCGAGGACTTCGACGCCGAGTTGGAAAAGTTGCTGCGCGGCGAAGGAGCGGAGAACGCGCCGCGTGAGGACACCTCTGGTGGGGTGAGCAGCGGCAAGGTGAATGCTGATGAGCTCGGCACCAGCGGGAATGGGGCCTACGCCCCGGATCAGGCTGGCCGCGGATCGGACGGCGAGGATGATCACGGGCCGGATCACGATGATGACCATGGCCGATCAGAGGGCAAACCCGACGGCCCGTCGAACGACAACCCCGACGGCCACGACGGTCACCACGATGGCCCCTCAGGCGGCAACGCACCCGGTACGCCAACCCGATGA
- a CDS encoding YlbL family protein has protein sequence MSSFADDRSPGDQSPHRMPHDVQSAASENPVPTSPVGLSGTQDTPPTKKLRWRPYAGVVGLLGMCFTLLIGLLIPVPYVIEKPGPAFNTLGAPQGTKIIDVKGHQTYTTSGALSMTTVSVEGAPGNTVHATDVLKAWLNSDEAVAPREAFFPPGQSQSQVQLVNTVQMTTSQDLAVAAALSALKIPYQRSVIVAGVGHDAAALGVLEPGDRIIALRGETEADAQGYRTLAGSSPAGQKIPVVVRRNGRDLKLEVPTKVVDGRSLMGVVLSDGYQFPFDVSINLQDVGGPSAGMMFALGVYDTLTPGSLTGGQNIAGTGTIDAQGQVGSIGGIRQKMIGAHSGGARFFLAPAANCSQVVGHIPENLQVVRVNTLDDAIRAVTAIGKTGNAQGLPTCTGTSEAAH, from the coding sequence ATGAGTTCCTTCGCCGACGACCGTTCGCCGGGCGATCAGTCCCCGCACCGTATGCCACACGACGTGCAGTCTGCTGCGTCTGAGAACCCGGTGCCGACATCGCCGGTTGGGTTATCGGGTACGCAGGATACGCCCCCCACGAAGAAATTGAGGTGGCGACCTTATGCGGGCGTTGTGGGCCTGCTGGGAATGTGTTTCACCCTGTTGATTGGATTGCTCATACCGGTCCCCTACGTGATCGAAAAACCCGGTCCAGCGTTTAACACGCTGGGCGCCCCGCAGGGAACCAAGATTATCGACGTGAAGGGCCACCAGACCTACACCACTTCCGGAGCGCTCAGTATGACCACCGTGTCGGTGGAGGGAGCCCCTGGGAATACGGTGCACGCCACCGATGTTCTCAAGGCCTGGCTCAATAGCGACGAAGCGGTTGCTCCTCGGGAAGCATTCTTCCCTCCAGGACAATCGCAGTCGCAGGTTCAGCTGGTCAACACCGTTCAGATGACGACCTCGCAGGACTTGGCAGTGGCAGCAGCATTGAGCGCGCTGAAGATTCCGTATCAACGGTCAGTGATCGTGGCGGGAGTCGGACACGATGCGGCGGCCCTCGGGGTGCTCGAGCCTGGTGATCGGATCATCGCTTTACGTGGGGAAACCGAGGCGGATGCGCAGGGGTATCGCACCTTAGCTGGTTCTTCGCCTGCTGGACAGAAAATTCCGGTGGTGGTGCGTCGGAACGGTCGCGATCTCAAGCTTGAGGTGCCCACCAAAGTGGTGGACGGACGCTCGCTTATGGGCGTCGTGCTCAGCGACGGCTACCAATTCCCCTTTGACGTATCCATTAACTTGCAAGATGTGGGAGGTCCCAGCGCAGGCATGATGTTCGCGCTCGGGGTTTATGACACCTTAACCCCCGGCTCGTTGACCGGTGGCCAGAACATCGCGGGCACCGGAACCATCGATGCACAGGGGCAAGTAGGCTCTATTGGTGGTATTCGGCAAAAGATGATCGGTGCCCACAGTGGGGGAGCGCGGTTCTTCCTTGCCCCCGCAGCCAACTGCTCACAGGTGGTCGGTCACATCCCCGAGAACCTTCAGGTGGTTCGCGTGAATACATTGGATGACGCGATTCGTGCGGTTACCGCCATTGGGAAGACAGGTAATGCGCAGGGCCTGCCCACGTGCACCGGCACATCGGAGGCCGCACATTAA
- a CDS encoding HAD family hydrolase, with the protein MSAKKTRTRESAVTVVFDFGGVLSAGTDPVDALHEILGGDRTEISKAYWSARSAFDSGAVDAGDYYDHLAEAAGIDELTEDEVEDLAAADNAYWLRLAPESRALLHDLARSGTRIAVLSNAPATFAEAVRQADWFEAVCLGVFSGEEKISKPDPEIYRVLLDALAHETGGVSIPNRIVFFDDREANVAAARALGIDAHLWPANDSVAVGQRPGWQVARAVLADRGLILD; encoded by the coding sequence ATGAGCGCAAAGAAAACACGGACACGCGAGAGCGCCGTGACGGTGGTGTTCGATTTCGGGGGTGTTCTCAGTGCCGGCACCGACCCCGTGGATGCCCTGCACGAGATCCTCGGTGGTGACCGGACAGAGATCAGCAAAGCCTACTGGTCAGCACGGTCGGCCTTCGACTCTGGCGCCGTGGATGCCGGGGACTACTACGACCACCTGGCTGAGGCCGCAGGGATTGACGAGCTGACCGAGGACGAGGTCGAGGATCTCGCCGCAGCGGATAATGCCTACTGGCTTCGGCTCGCTCCCGAAAGCCGGGCACTTCTCCACGACCTTGCACGCTCCGGGACCCGGATCGCGGTGCTTTCCAATGCGCCGGCAACCTTCGCTGAAGCGGTGCGACAGGCCGACTGGTTTGAAGCGGTTTGCCTCGGGGTGTTCTCGGGCGAAGAAAAAATCTCCAAACCCGACCCCGAGATTTACCGGGTATTGCTGGACGCTTTAGCGCATGAGACCGGGGGCGTGAGCATCCCCAACCGGATCGTGTTTTTTGATGACCGTGAGGCCAATGTCGCCGCTGCCCGAGCGCTTGGGATCGATGCCCACCTGTGGCCGGCCAATGATTCTGTAGCAGTTGGTCAACGTCCTGGCTGGCAGGTTGCTCGCGCGGTGTTGGCAGACCGCGGGCTCATCCTGGACTAA